One window of Microtus pennsylvanicus isolate mMicPen1 chromosome X, mMicPen1.hap1, whole genome shotgun sequence genomic DNA carries:
- the LOC142840356 gene encoding developmental pluripotency-associated protein 4-like has product MVTEFWLPSSTISSILNTENIPDTPREARVKMRQKKLKTEMEEGQESCPQVIVPLEVVPVPEEQMPALTEAPVLYEEVSTTVVTTTASEAVLASWSRIAANANKNEALQSITTSETYGELWSVVQGRSLPADSRGGVRLQFHAGQACVPEKKGKVIALFLLPAWSFPPPHLEDNMLCPACVHKNRVLNKTQG; this is encoded by the coding sequence AGAACATTCCTGACACACCGAGAGAGGCCAGGGTGAAGATGCGTCAGAAAAAATTGAAGAcggagatggaggagggacaaGAGTCTTGTCCTCAGGTGATAGTGCCTCTTGAAGTCGTCCCTGTACCCGAGGAGCAGATGCCTGCCCTTACTGAAGCTCCTGTCCTCTATGAAGAGGTCAGCACAACGGTTGTGACCACAACCGCCTCTGAGGCAGTGTTGGCGTCTTGGTCGAGGATTGCAGCCAATGCTAACAAGAATGAGGCCCTGCAGTCCATTACAACATCTGAGACCTATGGGGAACTGTGGAGTGTGGTCCAAGGGAGAAGCCTTCCAGCAGACTCAAGAGGAGGGGTTCGGCTGCAGTTCCACGCTGGACAAGCCTGCGTACCTgagaagaaggggaaagtgattgccctcttcctgctgccagccTGGTCCTTTCCACCCCCACACCTGGAGGACAACATGCTGTGCCCCGCCTGTGTTCACAAAAACAGGGTCCTAAATAAGACCCAAGGATAA